In a single window of the Nitrospira sp. MA-1 genome:
- a CDS encoding type II toxin-antitoxin system RelE/ParE family toxin translates to MTPYRVRYTPEAAGRIRKLHPDVKQEIRGAIRTLQDAPLTGHSLQQELFGYRSYRMRSYRIIYRLNDDERTIDVIFIGQRRNVYEELLSLVRSPSFGN, encoded by the coding sequence ATGACGCCCTATCGTGTTCGGTATACCCCAGAGGCTGCCGGTCGCATTCGCAAACTGCATCCTGATGTGAAACAAGAAATCCGGGGTGCCATTCGAACACTTCAGGATGCACCATTAACAGGACATTCTCTTCAGCAAGAACTCTTTGGCTATCGGTCCTACCGTATGCGGTCCTACCGAATAATTTATCGACTCAATGACGACGAACGGACTATTGACGTGATCTTTATAGGGCAGCGTCGGAATGTCTATGAAGAACTTCTCTCGCTGGTTCGCAGTCCTTCCTTTGGGAATTGA
- a CDS encoding type II toxin-antitoxin system Phd/YefM family antitoxin: MPHVDQYVSVTQAKAQLLDLIRQLQKRQDTVGITRDGVPTAVLLSMEHFEGLMETLDILSDQKTMRPLRKSLKQAQSGRWETHESVFAGESE; this comes from the coding sequence ATGCCGCATGTGGATCAATATGTGTCAGTGACGCAAGCCAAGGCCCAGCTCCTTGATCTCATCCGTCAACTTCAGAAGCGCCAGGATACGGTGGGCATTACGCGGGATGGGGTGCCCACGGCCGTGCTTCTCAGCATGGAGCATTTCGAAGGATTGATGGAAACCCTTGATATTTTAAGTGATCAGAAGACCATGCGTCCCCTACGGAAGTCACTTAAGCAAGCCCAATCCGGTCGTTGGGAGACACATGAATCCGTCTTTGCCGGCGAGAGTGAATGA
- a CDS encoding hemerythrin domain-containing protein encodes MATTTIAKFMGHDHDRLDEIFNEFHRIKKQDAQKALALFQELFNGLHRHITWEEEILFPVFEAQADMVREHGPTEVMRNEHRQIKYFLEQIQTKVAEGDLRTEEGEEGLLQVLTAHNVKEEKILYPWIDNCVSDEERASLLARMGN; translated from the coding sequence ATGGCCACAACCACTATCGCGAAGTTTATGGGACATGACCATGACCGTCTGGATGAGATATTTAACGAGTTTCACAGAATCAAAAAGCAGGATGCTCAAAAAGCCCTGGCACTGTTTCAAGAATTGTTCAACGGACTGCACCGCCATATCACGTGGGAGGAGGAGATTCTTTTTCCGGTCTTTGAGGCTCAAGCGGACATGGTCAGAGAACATGGGCCGACGGAAGTCATGCGAAATGAACATCGGCAGATCAAGTACTTTCTGGAACAGATTCAGACAAAAGTCGCAGAAGGAGATCTTCGCACCGAGGAGGGGGAAGAAGGCTTGCTCCAGGTTCTCACCGCCCACAATGTGAAAGAGGAAAAAATCCTTTATCCCTGGATTGACAATTGTGTCAGCGACGAAGAGCGGGCTTCCCTGCTCGCCCGGATGGGAAATTGA